A segment of the Thermodesulfatator atlanticus DSM 21156 genome:
TCCTTATCGACGAATACGACAAACCCATCCTTGATAACATCCACAAGCCCGAACTAGCCGCAGAAATACGCGAAGAGTTAAAAAACTTCTATTCCGTACTCAAAGACGCAGACCCTTATCTCAAGTTTTGCTTCCTCACCGGCGTTACCAAGTTTTCCAAGGTTTCGATCTTTTCAGGCTTAAATAACCTGGAAGACATAACCATTTCCCCTGATTACGCCACCATCTGTGGCTACACCCAAGAAGAATTTGAAAACACCTTTGCCGACCGCCTGGAAGGAATTAATCTTTCTGAGGTGCGTCGCTGGTATAACGGCTACTCCTGGCTTGGCGAGCCTGTTTACAATCCCTTCGACATTCTGCTCTTTCTGCGAAGTTATGATTTTAGGCCCTACTGGTTTGAGACCGGCACACCGACTTTTCTCATAAAGCTTCTTACCGAGAGAAAGTTTTTTATACCTGAACTTGAACGCCTGGAAGTTGGCGAAGAACTCTTAGAAAGTTTTGAAATAGAGTCTATCAAGCCCGAAACTATTTTATTTCAGACGGGTTATCTCACCATCGAAAATCTAGAATACGTACTCGGCAAAAAACGCATTTATAAGCTTCGATATCCTAATCTTGAGGTCAGATCTGCCTTTTCCGAACATCTTCTCAATTATTTTGTGCAGGACTTACGCACTAAGGTGCAGAATGAAATTCGGCTTGCCCGTATCCTTGAATCCGGAAAAGTAGAAGACTTGATAGATATTTTTCGCGCTTTTTTTGCCTCGATACCGCACGATTGGTATCGGAAAACGGAGCTTGCGGGATACGAGGGCTTTTACGCGAGCATTTTTTACTGCTACTTTGCGGCGCTTGGCTTAGACGTGCGGGTGGAAGACGTCACTAACCAGGGCCGCCTGGACATGGCGGTGCTTTTTGAGGGCAGGTGTTATCTCTTTGAGTTTAAGGTGGTGGAGGATGAGCCAGAAGGTAAAGCACTTTTGCAGCTAAAAGAGAAGCGCTACTGGGAGAAGTATAAGGGCGAGTGCAAAAAGATCTGGCTTATCGGGGTTGAGTTCAGCAAGCGCAAGCGGAACATCGTTTCTTTTGAGGTGGAAGAGATTTCCTGAGATCACTTCGGCGACTGCGTCGCCTCGTGATGACGGCTGTGGGAGAGACCGCCACGGCGACTACGTCGCCTCGCGATGACGAGTAAAAAAGGGTCATTCTGAGGGAGCGAAGCGACCGAAGAATCCATTAATTGATCCTTCGCCTCGCTAGCGCTCGGCTCAGGATGACAACTTACCACCGTCATCCTGAGGGGCCGTCAGGCCCGAAGAATCCACAGGTTGATTAAACGGGCTAAGGGCGATTTGTGAGCAGTAATCGGTGATCAGAGGTTCTAAGAGGTTTTAGGGGTTATATTGATGGGGTCTTAAATATCCGACATTATTAAGGATCCGTTCCTATTTTTCGTTCCGAAAAATAGGAACGGATCCTTAGCGTCCCCCAGGGGCGATTAATTGATGACAAGGAAAAGGGTCTCATTTAAACTTTTTTGTGTGAACCCCAAAATTATCCTTAAAAACATTTCGATCAAGCAACCTGTATCCATAGGTGTTCCCGTTAAAAAGGGAGAGTTGAAAGATACTTCCGGGCTTTCCCTGGTAAAAGGATCTAAAAACTATCCCGCCCAGTTTAAGGCACTCTCCTGTTGGCCTGATAAAAGTATAAAATGGCTGCTAGTTGACTTTATTGCCGACCAGGAAGGGACATATGAAATCACCAAGGCTTCTTCAAAAACTAATGAAATTGTGCCTCACATCCCAAAAATTCCTTACAAAATAAATATTATCGGCAAAAAGGGCCATACAATCTCTTTTAAACCTGACAAATTTTCCTTTGTAGAACATGGCCCAGTGAAGTGGGTCTTCTTAAGGGAAAACCAAATCGTTTCTCGCAAACAGGACGTAGTTCTTAATATCTTTGAATATTTGACGTTTTATCCCCTTTTAAACTGCTATCGCCTGGATATCACAATCAGGAATCCCAGACGAGCTAAACACAAAGGCGGCTATTGGGATTTAGGGGACCCTGGTTCAATCTATCTGAAAGATTTTTCGCTTATTTTCGAAATTCCGAAGGAAAAATTCCTAATAAAAACAGAACCAACAAACGCACCAGTTAAAGCAAAAAAATTTAGCCTTTACCAGGAGTCAAGTGGTGGAGAGAACTGGCTTTCTCGCAATCATGTCAACCGTTTGGGAGAAGTCCCTATCCGTATGAGAGGCTTTTTATTCGCCTACGATGATAACGAGACTTACGGTTTAAGGGCAAATCCTGTCATAAGAAGCGAAAACTTTTCCCTTGCAGTTAAGGAATTTTGGCAAAATTTCCCTAAAGTTATTTCTTATGATGGTACTTTTTTGCGCGTAGGCCTTTTTCCTGAGGAGTTCCCTGATTTACACGAAATACAAGGCGGAGAACAAAAAACTCATACCATCTTTTTTGCGGAGCAAGACCTTGATTTTACCTGGGTGAATGATCTGCCAAACATTTATCTTGATCCTGATTATATCAAACAAACATGTGCTATTTTTTGTTTTTTACCCTCTGAAGAACTGCCATCTCTTTATAAAGAAATGATAGAAAGTGCTGTTGCTGGCCCTACTTCATTTTTTGCCAAAAGAGAGATTATCGATGAGTTTGGCTGGCGCAATTTCGGAGACATCTATGCTGACCATGAAAACGTCTTTAATAAAGGGAAAAAGCCGATCATCTCTCATTATAACAACCAATACGACCTGATCTACAGTTGCTTGGTTCAATTTTTAAGTTCTGCCAGTGAAGACTGGTTTATATTAGCTGATGCTTTAGCGCGTCATGTTTATGATATCGACATATACCATACTAACGAAGACAAACCAGCTTATAACAATGGCCTTTTCTGGCATACTTTTCACTATGTAGATGCTTATCGCTCAACCCATCGTTGCTACTCAAAAGACGCAGGCATTGTAGGTGGAGGGCCCTCAAACGAACATCTTTATTCTTCAGGACTTCTTTTACATTATTTTTTAACAGGAGATCCACGCTCAAAAGAAGCGGTAATTTCCTTTGCAGAACATGTCATTGATATGGACAAACCTTACAAAATCTTTGCCTGGTTTGACAAAACTCCAAGCGGCCTGGCTACCCAAACAAGAGATCCCTGGTATCACGGGCCAGGACGTGGTGCTGGCAATTCCATCAATTGTCTTCTCGATGCCTTTTTGCTTACCCATGAAAAGCGTTATCTTCTTAAAGCTGAAGAATTTATTCGCCGCTCTATTCACCCTGAAGATAATCAAGACGAACTAGGGCTTTTGAATCCAGAGGAAAGATGGTCTTATACGGTTTTTCTACAAGTCCTCGGCAAGTATCTTTTGCTTAAAAAGGAATGGGAAGAATTTGACTTTATGTTTTCTTATGCCAGAGCAAGCCTTATCCATTACGCGCGTTGGATGGCAGAAAAAGAGTATTTTTATTTAGATAAACCCGAACTTTTAGAATATCCCACGGAGACATGGGCGGCACAAGAAATACGCAAGGCGGAAGTTTTCAACTTAGCCGCATATTTTACAAATAACAACGAAGAAAAAGAGTTATTCCGCGCAAAAGCTAAGTATTTTTATGAAATATCGTTAAAAAGGCTTCTTAGCTTTCCTACCTGGCATTATACCAGGCCGCTTGCTATAATTTTGCAAAGTGGTTTTAGCTACCCCTGGTTTAAGCAAGCACGTCCTGAAAAATGGCCCGAGAAAAAATACAATTTCGGCAAACCTCAAGTATTTATTCCCCAAAAAATAAAAATAAAGCGATTTTTATCCCTTAAGTGGGTGATTAGGGCAAACAAACGTTCGATATAGCTGAGGATACGTTCCTATTTTCGTTCCGAAAAATGGGAACGGATCCCTGGCATGGTCGATTCAAAATGCTATCAGTAATAAAGCTACTCCACACGCCATGAAATAATTTTTATCTTTTTTCCGTCGCCGTTTTCAATCTGATCTTTGAGTTCACAATAAATATTGCGATAGAATTCTGGAATGTCTGTTGAATTGCAATAATTAACAATTTTTTCATAAGTAAGTCCAGCACGAGTTTCAGATCCAGTATATTGCCAACGATCAAAATTAGCATCTCCATCAGCAACAATTATCGAAAAATTACGTTCGGTATCAGAACTACCACTAATATCAAAGCCGCCATTAGTACTTTCAATACCTTTGTCGGCCCAAATTATAAAGTTAACATCATTTCTAGTTTTTGCAGTATCATCTATCAAATCGCGATCGACTTCGACTTTATCTGGTGTAAGAATGAAAACATTAGAAATGCGATCAGTGTTTTGATTTCCAGATATAGAAATCCATTGACCAGTAGTATCATCACTCTCAATTCCCTCTTTAGCATATAATAAAATATTATATCCAGCATCAGCACCAGCAAAATCTATATTACTATTATCATCAAAATTCATTTTTCCTAAAGAAATAATAGTTAGATCCGCATCGGAACCAGTTCTTTTTTTAAGAGTAGTATTTCTAGTAAAATTGATATCTCCTTCCGCAAAAATAATCAGATCATTTTGGAAATAAATAAGACTATCATCTAAAGAAAGATTATTAGCACAAACTACCACTTTCCCATCACCATTTTTGTCTATTAAATTAGCACTAATAGTAATATCACTAGAAAAATCTCCATAATCACAACTACTAGAATTAGGCTTCCATAAATTAACGTTAATATCAGAAACTCTGGGCAAATCTAAATCACTTCTTATCTCTATATCAAAATTCTTATTTCTCATATCTTCCGCAAGGGTCTGATCTATCTCTTTTACTCCTACCGTAGTGTTATCGGACCAGTTCTCTCCTTTACCTACACTACTAAAATCTGAAATATCAAACTTTCCATTAACAGCAAAAGAATAAAAGTCTCTACCCTTTTTAAACTCAACATAAATAGAATAAGTAGAATCCACAAAAAAACCCTGTGCTTCAATTGTACTATTAGCAAGATCAATATTAGCCAGATAATTCATGTTGTCACTTAAAGTCCCATTACAAGTATAATTGTCTGTATTAACTTTTGTACAATAGCTATCAAGTTTATTATTAGCAATTAATCCAAGAATTCTTTGAACCCCTGCTTCTGCAGCTGCTAAAGCCTGTTTTGAATGTTTTAAATTAATCTGAAGATTAGTGTCTGCAG
Coding sequences within it:
- a CDS encoding PD-(D/E)XK nuclease domain-containing protein, which translates into the protein LIDEYDKPILDNIHKPELAAEIREELKNFYSVLKDADPYLKFCFLTGVTKFSKVSIFSGLNNLEDITISPDYATICGYTQEEFENTFADRLEGINLSEVRRWYNGYSWLGEPVYNPFDILLFLRSYDFRPYWFETGTPTFLIKLLTERKFFIPELERLEVGEELLESFEIESIKPETILFQTGYLTIENLEYVLGKKRIYKLRYPNLEVRSAFSEHLLNYFVQDLRTKVQNEIRLARILESGKVEDLIDIFRAFFASIPHDWYRKTELAGYEGFYASIFYCYFAALGLDVRVEDVTNQGRLDMAVLFEGRCYLFEFKVVEDEPEGKALLQLKEKRYWEKYKGECKKIWLIGVEFSKRKRNIVSFEVEEIS
- a CDS encoding RIFT barrel domain-containing protein; protein product: MNPKIILKNISIKQPVSIGVPVKKGELKDTSGLSLVKGSKNYPAQFKALSCWPDKSIKWLLVDFIADQEGTYEITKASSKTNEIVPHIPKIPYKINIIGKKGHTISFKPDKFSFVEHGPVKWVFLRENQIVSRKQDVVLNIFEYLTFYPLLNCYRLDITIRNPRRAKHKGGYWDLGDPGSIYLKDFSLIFEIPKEKFLIKTEPTNAPVKAKKFSLYQESSGGENWLSRNHVNRLGEVPIRMRGFLFAYDDNETYGLRANPVIRSENFSLAVKEFWQNFPKVISYDGTFLRVGLFPEEFPDLHEIQGGEQKTHTIFFAEQDLDFTWVNDLPNIYLDPDYIKQTCAIFCFLPSEELPSLYKEMIESAVAGPTSFFAKREIIDEFGWRNFGDIYADHENVFNKGKKPIISHYNNQYDLIYSCLVQFLSSASEDWFILADALARHVYDIDIYHTNEDKPAYNNGLFWHTFHYVDAYRSTHRCYSKDAGIVGGGPSNEHLYSSGLLLHYFLTGDPRSKEAVISFAEHVIDMDKPYKIFAWFDKTPSGLATQTRDPWYHGPGRGAGNSINCLLDAFLLTHEKRYLLKAEEFIRRSIHPEDNQDELGLLNPEERWSYTVFLQVLGKYLLLKKEWEEFDFMFSYARASLIHYARWMAEKEYFYLDKPELLEYPTETWAAQEIRKAEVFNLAAYFTNNNEEKELFRAKAKYFYEISLKRLLSFPTWHYTRPLAIILQSGFSYPWFKQARPEKWPEKKYNFGKPQVFIPQKIKIKRFLSLKWVIRANKRSI
- a CDS encoding pilus assembly PilX N-terminal domain-containing protein, which encodes MFNNKAYILISVLGFILVFMVLGAAVTQMVTADTNLQINLKHSKQALAAAEAGVQRILGLIANNKLDSYCTKVNTDNYTCNGTLSDNMNYLANIDLANSTIEAQGFFVDSTYSIYVEFKKGRDFYSFAVNGKFDISDFSSVGKGENWSDNTTVGVKEIDQTLAEDMRNKNFDIEIRSDLDLPRVSDINVNLWKPNSSSCDYGDFSSDITISANLIDKNGDGKVVVCANNLSLDDSLIYFQNDLIIFAEGDINFTRNTTLKKRTGSDADLTIISLGKMNFDDNSNIDFAGADAGYNILLYAKEGIESDDTTGQWISISGNQNTDRISNVFILTPDKVEVDRDLIDDTAKTRNDVNFIIWADKGIESTNGGFDISGSSDTERNFSIIVADGDANFDRWQYTGSETRAGLTYEKIVNYCNSTDIPEFYRNIYCELKDQIENGDGKKIKIISWRVE